From the Malus domestica chromosome 17, GDT2T_hap1 genome, one window contains:
- the LOC103425928 gene encoding zinc finger protein CONSTANS-LIKE 4-like produces MKNCELCRLPARIFCESDQAMLCWDCDAKVHGANFLVARHSRSLLCHGCQSPTPWNASGEKLGHTFSVCESCVVRDGSRDEEEEEVSQDGNDDEFDSDNDEIEDDDDADDDEGGDNQVVPLSSTATPPPPTSSASSSEQSATASNNGDGDSSEDATAVSLKRFRETASDLRSQVDDLDRSCPHRRCGSAKAARAGRTEPDDGATSVDSSRPRKDRRIDLNRPGSLSSPVIESTRRFRRQDNP; encoded by the exons ATGAAGAACTGCGAGCTCTGCCGGCTTCCCGCTAGAATCTTCTGCGAATCGGACCAGGCGATGCTGTGCTGGGACTGCGACGCCAAGGTCCACGGCGCCAATTTTCTGGTGGCTCGCCACTCCAGGAGCCTCCTCTGCCACGGGTGCCAATCGCCGACGCCGTGGAATGCCTCCGGCGAAAAGCTCGGCCACACTTTTTCGGTTTGCGAGAGCTGCGTTGTACGAGACGGAAGCAGagacgaggaggaggaggaggtgagcCAGGACGGTAATGATGATGAATTCGATTCCGACAACGATGAGATTGAGGACGACGATGACGCCGATGATGATGAGGGCGGAGATAATCAGGTGGTGCCGTTGTCTTCGACGGCGACGCCGCCTCCGCCGACTTCGAGCGCATCGAGCAGCGAGCAGTCTGCGACTGCGTCCAACAATGGCGATGGAGATAGTTCCGAAGACGCCACCGCCGTTTCGTTGAAGCGATTCAGAGAAACCGCGTCGGATCTTCGCTCTCAG GTCGACGACCTCGACCGTTCATGTCCTCACCGGAGGTGTGGCTCGGCTAAGGCAGCTCGAGCGGGTCGGACCGAACCCGACGACGGAGCGACTTCGGTTGACTCATCGAGACCTCGAAAAGACCGGAGGATCGATCTAAACCGGCCGGGTTCCCTGTCCTCGCCCGTTATTGAGTCCACGAGGAGATTTCGCCGGCAAGACAATCCGTAA